Genomic window (Aquimarina sp. BL5):
TATCTTTCAATTTTAAACGAACTCGCTGGCAAACCTGCTTTGTTATATAAGGTTGGCTCGACCCAATTTGTAAATGCATATTTAACTTGTGTAGGATTATTTACCTCTTCTGACCAAACGATCAATTCATCCCCTGAAATTGCAACCTTAGCAGGATAAAACACCCCGTCTTCCCCAGCAATCTCAAAGTTATTTTCTTCGCTATTTTTCAACACTAAACCATCAGCAATATGTTTAAAAGACAAAAATGCTTTTCCATTTTTATAAATTGCAGAAGAGATTTCGGGTCCAGAAAAAACTACTTCTTTTTTATAGTCTTTATTCAAGGCCCAATATGCTAATCGTTTCCCTACATCTTGTTTTTTGTGCGGATGAATATTATACTTATCACCCAAATCTAATAAAACCGCCATACCCGTTTTTGGTAACTTTTGTGTTTTAAACTGGGCTTCTCTTAATTCTGCTGTGTTTTTCCCTTTATCATTATCATAATTCTTTAAAGGTGCGATTTGAGCAAAGTAAAATGGTATTTCAGCATTCCAATCGCTTCTCCATCTTTTAATTAATTTTGAAAACAGCTTTTCGTATTCTTCGGATGGATTATTCGTGTTCGATTCACCTTGATACCAAATAAACCCTTTGATTTTATAAGGTATAATTGGTTTGATCATAGTATTATATAAAGCAGTCGGAGCTTTTTGCTCTACTATAAAAGGTAAATATGGCTTTTTAGTATAAGCATAGTTTTCATCATCAAAACATTGTAATCGCCGATTGATATACTCTGCTGATGGTAAGTATTTCCAGTCTTTGTATAATTGTAAAATGGGTTTTTCATTTTGAATTATTTTGGGTTTTTCTTCTGAAACAAAACCAGCTTCTCCCCAAACATCAATAATTCTTATTGCTAACGTATTTTTTCCTGTTCTTAATAGTTTTTTAGGGATTTCATAACGACGTGCTTTACGACGATCAGATTCTTGATATGACTTTCCGATTAATTGTCCATTTAGGTAGCACTCATCAACATCTAGTAATTTACCTAAATACACGTGCAAGGGTTGATTAGTATCATATTTTGCTAATTCAAAATCTTTCCTGTACCAAACGACACCGTCATAATTTTTAATATCTAGATCTTCCCAATTAGAAGGTAAATCTGTAGTTAACCAGTTGATATCATTATAATCTAAATCTCTGTATTGTTGATCACACAACATAGTCTCTTCAAATTTCAAAAGATTCCGCCCGTGGTTAAATTTTGCATCTTCTAACCCTTTTATCCACGCATCATAAACTCCTACATTAGCTTTAACCTCTACTAATTCCTTTTCCAAATTATGAAATCGGGATAAGTCAGTCAACTCCTCTTCAGGAAGCCAAGCCTCGATAGGAGAACCTCCAAAACTAGAATTTAGCAAACCGATAGGTACATCTAAATTTGTGTGTAATTCTCTTCCAAAGAAATATGCAACAGCAGAAAACCGACCAGCATTTTCAGGATTACAAACTAACCATGAACCTCCAACATCTTTTTGAGGCAGAATATTATAACTTTTCTTTACATTAAACA
Coding sequences:
- a CDS encoding sialate O-acetylesterase, whose translation is MKKYFFWLILVFISTVCRAQELSVSKLFSDGVVLQQKSKVPIWGWGAIGEKVTVTGSWGNTTIAKVDASGRWKVSLQTPKFGGPFQLKITSKETTISIKDVLIGEVWICSGQSNMGMPLRGWMPKDSIYNYKEEIRNANYPEIRMFNVKKSYNILPQKDVGGSWLVCNPENAGRFSAVAYFFGRELHTNLDVPIGLLNSSFGGSPIEAWLPEEELTDLSRFHNLEKELVEVKANVGVYDAWIKGLEDAKFNHGRNLLKFEETMLCDQQYRDLDYNDINWLTTDLPSNWEDLDIKNYDGVVWYRKDFELAKYDTNQPLHVYLGKLLDVDECYLNGQLIGKSYQESDRRKARRYEIPKKLLRTGKNTLAIRIIDVWGEAGFVSEEKPKIIQNEKPILQLYKDWKYLPSAEYINRRLQCFDDENYAYTKKPYLPFIVEQKAPTALYNTMIKPIIPYKIKGFIWYQGESNTNNPSEEYEKLFSKLIKRWRSDWNAEIPFYFAQIAPLKNYDNDKGKNTAELREAQFKTQKLPKTGMAVLLDLGDKYNIHPHKKQDVGKRLAYWALNKDYKKEVVFSGPEISSAIYKNGKAFLSFKHIADGLVLKNSEENNFEIAGEDGVFYPAKVAISGDELIVWSEEVNNPTQVKYAFTNWVEPTLYNKAGLPASSFKIER